From one Psilocybe cubensis strain MGC-MH-2018 chromosome 13, whole genome shotgun sequence genomic stretch:
- a CDS encoding Peptidase M20 domain-containing protein 2 produces MCQHHSDSDSAPPKSSGRVWHPDDNTKGAPVRPNSSPIYRPDILETIEAKIAEMDKELRELSLDIHAHPELGYEEYHAHDVYTAFMEKHGFEVTKQFHLPTAWKATFSHGTGGRVIGVNSEMDALKGIGHACGHNLIGMSGVAVACAIKAALEKHDLSGKVVLLGTPAEEGGSGKVVLLEKGAYEGMDACLMCHPAPGPVGSVSLTSCLALQRITVEYKGHTAHAALSPWEGKNALDAAVLGYNNISALRQQLRPTHRVHGIFEGKDWAPNIIPDYAKFICYVRAPTRAEMQATVKRVTPCFHAAALATGCEVTVTLQEGSTFDLRQNAALGGEVANIVLNKYGAIDYEWGIKSASTDFGNVTYGLYSMMLSFLTIPTIVDGGNHTPGFTKSAATIEAHNACLDVSKALAATGVRVLIDDDFFSKVQATFKEDEKERGPL; encoded by the exons ATGTGCCAACACCATTCTGACTCGGACTCTGCGCCCCCGAAATCCAGTGGGAGAGTATGGCATCCCGACGATAATACGAAAGGTGCTCCTGTCAGGCCGAATTCGAGTCCCATCTATCGCCCCGACATATTAGAAACGATCGAAGCGAAGATCGCAGAGATGGACAAAGAGCTTCGAGAGCTGAGCCTGGATATTCACG CCCACCCCGAGCTTGGATACGAGGAATA CCATGCACACGATGTGTACACGGCGTTCATGGAGAAACATGGGTTCGAAGTGACGAAACAGTTCCACCTCCCAACAGCCTGGAAGGCGACATTTTCCCATGGAACAGGGGGCAGAGTCATCGGGGTGAACTCTGAG ATGGACGCTCTCAAAGGCATTGGACATGCTTGTGGACACAATTTGATCGGCATGTCAG GAGTCGCTGTGGCATGTGCAATCAAAGCTGCTCTGGAGAAACACGATCTATCTGGTAAAGTGGTTCTATTAGGCACACCAG CGGAAGAGGGTGGATCAGGGAAGGTTGTTCTTTTGGAAAAGGGCGCATATGAAGGCATGGATGCGTGTTTAAT GTGTCACCCTGCTCCGGGGCCTGTAGGATCCGTCAGTCTCACAAGTTGTTTGGCTCTGCAAAGGATCACCGTAGAATACAAGGGACACAC AGCACACGCAGCGTTATCCCCTTGGGAAGGAAAGAATGCTCTGGACGCTGCGGTATTAGGCTACAACAACATCTCTGCCCTCCGCCAGCAACTCAGACCAACACACCGTGTTCATGGTATATTCGAGGGCAAAGATTGGGCGCCTAACA TCATCCCCGACTATGCCAAATTCAT CTGCTACGTACGCGCTCCCACTCGCGCCGAAATGCAAGCGACAGTCAAACGAGTCACACCTTGTTTCCA TGCTGCTGCACTCGCCACTGGGTGCGAAGTTACTGTTACGCTCCAGGAAGGGTCAACGTTCGACCTCCGACAAAATGCTGCCTTGG GTGGAGAGGTTGCGAATATTGTTCTGAACAAGTATGGTGCCATTGACTACGAATGGGGTATCAAAAGTGCTTCGACAGACTTT GGAAATGTAACCTATGGTTTGTATTCAATGATGCTCAGTTTTCTCA CAATCCCCACCATCGTAGACGGTGGAAATCACACACCTGGCTTTACCAAATCTGCCGCCACCATCGAAGCTCATAATGCATGTCTTGATGTTTCCAAGGCTCTGGCGGCGACTGGCGTCCGCGTCTTGATCGATGACGACTTCTTTTCCAAG GTTCAGGCTACTTTTAAGGAAGATGAAAAGGAACGCGGTCCATTGTAA
- a CDS encoding putative transporter (putative transporter C1002.16c): MENVNREPEQRNSLSGSSKPGKVDLEHFDDKEVKRAVFKMDLTILPVMTIIQLFALLDRFNLGNARVAGLQKDLEITDHQYQIAVMVALVPYILSQLPANLLLQRVGSHILIPMLVMIRGVIVVAEAFLTSFRGLFSAQFFLGLFDGPLFPGILLYLSGCYTREELSFRIALFFSGASLSGAFSGLLAGAIATMDGVGNKPSWAWIFILEGLVTVLVGLAAFFLIPATPQESKFLSSRQKKIVVQRLQRDRPVANLLHGFNIKDVLSVVVSPHVLISCAITFFLGVNSSGLAYFLPSMVNQLGFSPNETQLLSVGPFAAAFAITLITAYLSDRFNARAAVIVGIELLSVVGYSFFLASSGIYASYAALYLITPGAYAMVPIISAWFANNTEPHYRRATSIAFGIILSNSGAVLSTWNYPTKDGPKFRKTTIMNLTFSLVMIVLTILNAILLSRSNRKKKARKSKILSPYASQDEPDGGPRACRDISSLWAMSNFPNHLDVLILAITWYLV, from the exons ATGGAAAACGTCAACCGTGAACCGGAGCAGCGAAATTCGCTATCTGGAAGCTCCAAACCTGGAAAGGTGGACTTAGAACATTTCGACGACAAAGAAGTGAAACGGGCAGTCTTTAAGATGGACCTAACAATTCTCCCAGTCATGACTATAATCCAGCTATTTGCGTTATTG GACCGCTTCAATCTTG GAAATGCACGAGTAGCGGGCTTACAGAAAGACCTTGAAATAACAGATCATCAATACCAAATTGCTGTTATGGTTGCATTAGT ACCATATATTCTCAGTCAATTGCCTGCaaatcttcttctgcaaagAGTGGGATCACACATACTCATTCCGATGCTTGTCATGATAAGGGGTGtcattgttgttgctgaaGCATTTTTGACTTCTTTCCGAGGCCTATTTTCTGCCCAATTTTTTCTGGGGCTGTTCGATGGACCGCTTTTTCCTGGCATTCTTCTCTACTTGTCTGGGTGCTATACTCGGGAAGAACTATCCTTCCG TATTGCTTTGTTCTTCTCGGGTGCATCG CTTTCTGGCGCCTTTTCGGGCCTCCTAGCAGGTGCTATTGCAACCATGGATGGAGTAGGAAATAAACCTTCCTGGGCCTGGATCTTTATCTTA GAGGGGCTTGTTACCGTCCTCGTCGGACTGGCAGCGTTTTTCCTTATTCCTGCAACACCTCAAGAATCCAAGTTTCTATCATCTCGACAGAAAAA AATTGTTGTTCAGCGACTACAACGGGATCGACCAGTAGCAAATTTGTTACATGGATTTAACATTAAAGATGTTCTTTCCGTTGTAGTGTCGCCTCATGTTCTTATCTCATGTGCTATAACCTTCTTTTTAGGCGTGAACTCCTCTGGTTTGGCCTATTTTCTGCCCTCTATGGTCAACCAGCTCGGGTTCAGCCCAAATGAAACACAACTTCTCAGCGTTGGGCCATTTGCTGCTGCATTTGCAA TCACTTTGATCACAGCATATCTATCTGATAGGTTCAATGCTAGGGCAGCAGTTATTGTTGGAATAGAGCTGCTTTCTGTTGTTGGATATTCATTTTTTCTTG CATCCTCTGGAATATACGCTTCATATGCTGCGTTATATTTGATAACTCCTGGCGCTTATGCCATGGTACCAATCATATCTGCGTGGTTTGCGAACAACACCGAACCGCACTATCGACGAGCTACTAGTATTGCTTTTGGGATTATATTGAGCAATTCT GGAGCTGTACTTAGCACATGGAATTATCCTACAAAAGATGGCCCCAAATTCCGCAAAACAACAATCATGAATTTGACGTT CTCACTCGTAATGATAGTTTTGACGATCCTCAACGCAATACTGCTTAGTCGATCGAATAGGAAAAAGAAGGCAAGGAAATCAAAGATTCTTTCCCCTTATGCTTCACAAGACGAACCCGATGGTGGTCCGCGAGCTTG TAGAGATATCTCCAGCCTCTGG GCGATGTCCAACTTCCCCAACCACTTGGATGTTCTCATCTTGGCCATCACTTGGTATTTG GTATAA
- a CDS encoding putative transporter (putative transporter C1002.16c): MTKPGHQLDANDSLSSRSSPEKAEVLDHVDENEVKRAVLKMDLTILPIMTMLYLLSFLVCPHSPVPEYTLTLHFRTARISVNIVWLRIDFKVECSHRLRRVGNARVAGLQKGLHMTDHQYQIAVTITYVPYVLSEIPANLILRKVGPNLLMPTILTFWGIIVLAQGFVTSFRGLIATRAFLGLAEGPMLPGIVLYLSGFYTREELSLRIALFFSAASLSGAFSGLLAAAIVNMHGVGNKPAWAWIFILEGIFTIIVGLAVFFLIPATPKDSRFLSDRQKKLVAERLNRDRPAIQSLDTFSIKQVLSVLVSPHVFIAAITNFMGGVNLFGLALFLPSIVNQLGFSPNHTQLLSVGPFAVGFAVTLVTAYLSDKYKARAASIIGILLLSVAGYSLSLASPGKHASYAALYLMVPGAYAIVPIISAWFANNTEPHYRRATSIALGLGLGNCGGILSTWSYPSNEGPKYRKTTIMNLVFSLVMMVLTMINALLLIRLNRQKKERRSDILAPYASQCEPDGGLRAWNALGDRHPDFKYVI, translated from the exons ATGACAAAACCTGGTCATCAACTGGATGCAAATGATTCTTTATCTAGCAGATCAAGCCCTGAGAAGGCAGAAGTACTGGACCATGTCGACGAGAACGAGGTGAAGAGAGCGGTCCTCAAAATGGATCTAACAATCCTTCCGATTATGACAATGCTTTATCTACTTTCGTTCTTGGTCTGTCCTCATTCTCCTGTGCCAGAATATACTCTAACCCTGCATTTCAGGACCGCTCGAATATCGGTAAATATTGTGTGGTTGAGAATTGACTTCAAAGTTGAATGTTCACACCGCCTCCGACGTGTAGGTAATGCACGAGTAGCCGGCCTGCAAAAGGGTTTGCACATGACAGACCATCAATACCAAATCGCTGTTACCATTACTTATGT TCCGTATGTACTCAGCGAAATTCCAGCAAATCTCATTTTGCGGAAAGTTGGACCTAATTTGTTGATGCCGACAATTCTCACCTTTTGGGGAATCATTGTTCTTGCTCAAGGTTTTGTCACGTCGTTCCGCGGGCTAATCGCCACGCGGGCCTTCTTGGGTTTGGCAGAGGGGCCAATGCTTCCTGGAATAGTTCTATATCTCTCTGGATTTTACACTCGTGAAGAACTTTCCTTACG CATTGCCCTATTTTTTTCAGCGGCATCG TTGTCCGGAGCTTTCTCTGGTCTACTTGCAGCTGCCATTGTAAACATGCACGGAGTAGGAAATAAACCTGCTTGGGCATGGATATTTATTTTG GAAGGGATCTTCACAATCATTGTTGGACTTGCGGTGTTTTTCCTTATTCCCGCAACGCCGAAGGATTCGAGGTTTTTGTCAGATCGACAGAAAAA GTTAGTTGCTGAGCGACTAAATCGCGATCGACCAGCCATTCAATCGTTAGATACCTTTAGCATTAAGCAAGTTCTATCCGTCCTTGTCTCTCCGCATGTCTTCATTGCAGCTATTACAAACTTTATGGGAGGTGTAAACCTCTTTGGTCTTGCTCTATTTTTGCCATCTATTGTCAACCAGCTTGGATTCAGCCCAAACCACACACAACTCCTTAGTGTTGGACCATTTGCTGTGGGGTTTGCCG TTACTTTGGTTACAGCTTATTTATCCGACAAATACAAGGCTAGAGCAGCAAGCATCATAGGGATACTTCTGCTTTCCGTTGCTGGATACTCGCTTTCTTTAG CATCACCTGGAAAGCATGCGTCTTATGCGGCTCTTTACCTGATGGTTCCGGGTGCATATGCAATCGTACCAATCATATCTGCATGGTTTGCAAACAATACGGAACCTCACTATAGACGAGCTACGAGTATAGCTTTGGGCCTAGGACTTGGAAACTGT GGAGGTATATTGAGTACTTGGAGTTACCCTTCAAATGAAGGTCCAAAGTACCGCAAAACCACAATTATGAACCTCGTGTT CTCGCTCGTGATGATGGTTTTGACAATGATCAACGCATTGCTGCTTATTCGACTAAATAGgcagaagaaggaaagaaggtcTGATATACTTGCCCCATATGCTTCACAATGCGAACCGGATGGTGGATTGAGGGCATGGAATGCACTGGGGGATCGTCACCCGGATTTTAAATACGTTATTTGA
- a CDS encoding DNA polymerase alpha-associated DNA helicase A, which translates to MASESDLKAFISQQRVLLSKERDAEIERSSLLLSNCGPKLLEQKGLALGGLGIVGMNIGLGGKTPGDLARIEANVTANASAKKPKASTTDVKGSQAEGVVYKVSDTRIVIAVDSTEGSSEDLDLPERCRVLKLANSVTYDRMDKAINQLEKILFPSVSCGEGKPAGELTSMIQVLLGMKAPSKEPLGPIQFYDESLNDSQKTAVRFCLESPEVACIHGPPGTGKTHTLIEVIRQLTAQTPVNPKPKRVLVCGASNLSVDNILERLLALPITDKSQKLKVTRIGHPARVMAHEGVLESTLEVKATRTDQAALARDVKDELETTLGILSGKGKGVKGKGPRGAERKKLWEEVKALRKEYRQREGGVVKTVLKESQVVLATCHSAGGRQLNNEEFDVVIIDEATQAIEAVCWIPIFKAKKLILAGDPMQLPPTVLSLDNEKKKKKTVAKVLPSKAAKKDVKAKGTGTKVAKGPPAADDNVSDAGSSTSSESDEQIAKAVASVSLKNKGSFKLVPPQSLETTLFDRLEAMYGAGIKRMLEVQYRQVMHEQICDFPSKTLYGAKLKSHSSVASHLLRDLPNTEAKSDEDAKEFLESPVVFFDTAGCEYFERLDGDGDEGSRCNENEGTIVANWVQNLVDVGLLPSQIAVITPYQAQVTLLTSLLRPKYGPTLEIGSVDGMQGREKEAVIISLVRSNDTREVGFLKEKRRLNVAMTRAKRHLITQCIVGDSSTVIHGGSYLKKWLAWLEANADVKYAGLE; encoded by the exons ATGGCCAGCGAAAGCGATCTCAAAGCCTTTATCTCCCAACAACGCGTCCTGCTCTCCAAAGAACGCGATGCAGAGATCGAACGAAGCTCACTGCTATTATCGAATTGCGGACCCAAGCTCCTCGAGCAAAAGGGACTGGCGCTAGGAGGACTCGGGATAGTCGGGATGAACATCGGGCTGGGAGGCAAAAC GCCCGGGGATCTCGCACGTATTGAAGCCAACGTAACTGCAAACGCGTCGGCCAAGAAACCAAAGGCCTCTACCACAGACGTCAAAGGATCTCAAGCCGAAGGAGTGGTCTACAAG GTGTCTGATACCCGTATCGTGATTGCAGTAGACTCTACAGAGGGCAGCTCTGAAGACCTCGACCTACCTGAACGATGCCGAGTTTTGAAATTAGCCAACAGTGTTACCTACGACAG GATGGACAAGGCAATCAATCAGCTGGAAAAGATACTCTTTCCCTCAGTCAGTTGC GGAGAGGGCAAACCTGCCGGGGAATTGACCAGCATGATACAAGTCCTTCTCGGAATGAAAGCTCCATCCAAGGAGCCTCTGGGTCCCATCCAGTTTTACGATGAAAGCTTGAACGACAGCCAGAAAACGGCAGTCAGGTTCTGCTTGGAATCACCAGAAGTCGCTTGTATCCACGGGCCTCCAG GCACAGGGAAGACACATACACTCATCGAAGTAATCCGACAACTAACGGCTCAAACACCCGTCaacccaaaaccaaaacgTGTCCTCGTATGCGGCGCCTCCAATCTCTCGGTAGACAACATCCTAGAACGACTGTTGGCACTACCAATCACAGACAAATCTCAAAAACTCAAAGTAACAAGGATCGGCCACCCAGCACGCGTAATGGCCCACGAAGGCGTTCTAGAATCCACTCTGGAAGTGAAAGCTACTCGGACCGATCAA GCTGCACTTGCAAGGGATGTCAAAGATGAATTAGAAACTACGTTAGGGATATTATCCGGGAAAGGTAAAGGGGTAAAAGGCAAGGGTCCCCGAGGCGCAGAGCGCAAAAAGCTATGGGAAGAAGTCAAAGCTCTTCGAAAAGA GTATCGACAACGCGAAGGAGGGGTTGTAAAGACCGTTCTCAAAGAGTCACAG GTGGTACTAGCAACGTGCCACTCAGCTGGAGGCAGGCAGCTCAACAACGAGGAGTTTGACGTTGTCATCATCGACGAGGCGACACAGGCAATCGAAGCC GTTTGCTGGATtccaattttcaaagctaAGAAATTGATTCTGGCGGGTGATCCGATGCAGCTACCGCCTACTGTTCTGTCTCTCGACaatgagaaaaagaagaagaaaacggTTGCGAAAGTTCTTCCTTCGAAAGCTGCAAAAAAGGATGTCAAGGCGAAAGGCACCGGCACCAAAGTAGCCAAAGGACCTCCTGCCGCAGACGATAACGTCTCCGACGCCGGCTCCTCAACAAGCAGTGAATCAGATGAACAAATTGCAAAAGCCGTGGCTTCTGTCTCATTGAAGAATAAAGGGTCCTTCAAGCTAGTCCCTCCACAAAGCCTCGAGACAACCTTGTTTGATCGACTAGAAGCAATGTACGGTGCTGGAATCAAGCGCATGCTGGAGGTGCAGTATCGGCAAGT CATGCACGAACAAATCTGCGACTTCCCATCTAAAACCCTATACGGAGCGAAACTCAAGTCGCATTCATCAGTCGCATCCCACCTGCTGCGCGATTTGCCCAACACGGAGGCTAAATCCGACGAAGACGCTAAAGAGTTTCTTGAGAGCCCTGTAGTGTTCTTTGACACGGCTGGGTGTGAGTACTTTGAGCGGTTGGACGGCGATGGAGATGAGGGAAGCCGGTGCAACGAGAATGAGGGCACGATCGTTGCCAATTGGGTACAGAACCTT GTGGACGTTGGACTGCTGCCGAGTCAAATTGCTGTTATCACTCC ATATCAGGCGCAAGTTACACTCCTAACATCCCTTCTGCGACCCAAATACGGACCTACACTGGAGATAGGCAGCGTTGACGGCATGCAGGGACGAGAGAAGGAGGCTGTTATCATTTCGCTAGTGAGAAGCAACGATACG AGGGAGGTTGGATTCTTGAAGGAAAAACGGAGGTTGAATG TTGCGATGACACGGGCAAAGCGTCACCTT ATAACACAGTGCATAGTTGGCGATTCGTCGACGGTTATACATGGTGGCAGCTACCTGAAAAAGTGGTTGGCGTGGTTAGAAGCTAATGCGGATGTGAAATACGCAGGACTGGAATAG